tgtAGTCGAAAGTTCTCCTCTGGCTGGGAAAGAAGCAgtacattttaattcattttaaaagaggaatttattaattttttctctttgccaCAGCGTGAGTGCATCTCCATCCACGTTGGCCAGGCTGGTGTCCAGATCGGCAATGCCTGCTGGGAGCTCTACTGCCTGGAACATGGCATCCAGCCCGATGGCCAGATGCCAAGTGACAAGACCATTGGGGGAGGAGACGACTCCTTCAACACCTTCTTCAGTGAGACAGGCGCTGGCAAGCATGTGCCCAGGGCAGTGTTCGTAGACCTGGAACCTACAGTCATTGGTGAGTTGACCTCAGTAACCCAAGTGAGATCCCAGGGTCTGGTGCAAGAGGTGTCCTGGGGGCTCCACTGATGCCCTGGGGTTGAGCAGACTTGTGCAGGTTGTTAGTGATGAGTGGCTGCTTTGTCATTTCCAGATGAAGTTCGCACTGGCACCTACCGCCAGCTCTTCCACCCTGAGCAGCTCATCACAGGCAAAGAAGATGCTGCCAATAACTATGCCCGCGGTCACTACACCATTGGCAAGGAGATCATTGACCTCGTCTTGGACCGAATTCGGAAACTGGTATGTTTGATTCTCAAGAATAAAGTAGATTAATGAACCTAAGAGAGATGTTtgaaatatgctttttttttaaacacagggttaaaatgtaacaaagtgatgttaattatttccttatagctttttttaattcaattaaaatatgaACTGTCTGGTGtcattttataaatacaaatgaagattttttttttaataaaggaatgCAGAGTCATTTCAGGAaggtctgcatttttaaaaaagcatttcttgTCAAAATAAGATCTAAATCTTTGGAATTAATGGaaagtgaaaatatttactatgattatTATGATTGTATCTCAAAAAGCAATAACTGTGTTTTCTCTACTCCTCTTTTCCAACAGGCTGACCAGTGCACAGGTCTTCAGGGCTTCTTGGTTTTCCACAGCTTCGGTGGGGGAACTGGTTCTGGGTTTACCTCCCTGCTGATGGAACGTCTCTCTGTCGATTATGGCAAGAAGTCTAAGCTGGAGTTCTCCATTTACCCAGCCCCCCAGGTTTCCACAGCTGTAGTTGAGCCCTACAACTCCATCCTCACCACCCACACCACCCTGGAGCACTCTGATTGTGCCTTCATGGTAGACAACGAGGCCATCTATGACATCTGTCGTAGAAACCTCGATATTGAGCGCCCAACCTACACTAATCTTAACCGCCTTATTAGCCAGATTGTGTcctccatcactgcttccctgagATTTGATGGAGCCCTGAATGTCGATCTGACAGAGTTCCAGACCAACCTGGTGCCCTATCCTCGCATCCACTTCCCTCTGGCCACATATGCCCCTGTCATCTCTGCTGAGAAAGCCTACCATGAACAGCTTTCTGTAGCAGAGATCACCAACGCTTGCTTTGAGCCAGCCAACCAGATGGT
The Vicugna pacos chromosome 12, VicPac4, whole genome shotgun sequence DNA segment above includes these coding regions:
- the LOC102541707 gene encoding tubulin alpha-1B chain, with product MRECISIHVGQAGVQIGNACWELYCLEHGIQPDGQMPSDKTIGGGDDSFNTFFSETGAGKHVPRAVFVDLEPTVIDEVRTGTYRQLFHPEQLITGKEDAANNYARGHYTIGKEIIDLVLDRIRKLADQCTGLQGFLVFHSFGGGTGSGFTSLLMERLSVDYGKKSKLEFSIYPAPQVSTAVVEPYNSILTTHTTLEHSDCAFMVDNEAIYDICRRNLDIERPTYTNLNRLISQIVSSITASLRFDGALNVDLTEFQTNLVPYPRIHFPLATYAPVISAEKAYHEQLSVAEITNACFEPANQMVKCDPRHGKYMACCLLYRGDVVPKDVNAAIATIKTKRSIQFVDWCPTGFKVGINYQPPTVVPGGDLAKVQRAVCMLSNTTAIAEAWARLDHKFDLMYAKRAFVHWYVGEGMEEGEFSEAREDMAALEKDYEEVGVDSVEGEGEEEGEEY